The Elaeis guineensis isolate ETL-2024a chromosome 14, EG11, whole genome shotgun sequence genomic sequence gatcttggAGCAAACTTACGAGCCATCATATTGGGTCGGCCCTAATTCATCTAGATTAGATCAGGATACGGACTGGACTCTATCCTAAATGTTCATCTAGctctaaaatataatatttgataatttatatggaattattaaaaaattaaatacaattttaaaaaatcaacttGGAACTTGAATGCTCGAAAAATTTTTGACCAAATTAAGTGAACACTTTTAAATTTacaaattataattattaaattagatatatggAAATACTTAAGGGCATTATAAATGAGAATCTACTgaaacaaataataaaaatatggaTGCTTAAATATAATCAAATAAGAATGGATGAGAGAAGATGTAATTGTGGAGATAAAAAAAGATGATTAATTTAAATGGGAGTACATTAAataaattgagaatgatatctacGGTCCTAGTTTTTGGGTTAAGCTGGATTCGTTTCCGACTATCTATCATGATATATGGGTTGGGCTAGATTAGATTGATTGTACTTTACAAGATCTAGACCCATCCAAAATTTAGATTGGTTCAATTTTTGAACCAAATCCAATCCATGAGTCTTCAAATATGGATCGGACCGAGTCTAATTGAGTTAGAACCATGTTAGATCATGAGTATGCCCAATCCATTCACAGCCTTAATACCAGCACTTAACCACGTTTAATGAGATTTCTGCCAATTTATGGTACTTGTGTCATGGTAAACGCACTCTTCTACAACCCACGCTCATCCTCCATAATCAGTTTGGTGCAAAGCTAAAGAAAAGAAACATCAAAAAGTTTACTTATCAGAAGAATGATACGGTATTCTAAAACTTATTTCATTTGCCAACATGGCATTATATATGACACCAACGCATTGGTAATCGCGAGTAACTATGATGCTCGAGTACTCCTCTCACAACCATGTAGCATGAGAGAACAGGCATGAGTTGCAAGATTCCAAATCATGTACTGCAAGATTTATCACAGAGATATCGTGCGTTGCGATAGTACAATTTGCAAGTAACTATGATGCAATTTCCAACACGGCATGCCATATCACATGAACATATTTGTGCGGTTTACAAGTCACTGCAATCCTAGAGTACCAAGAGACACAAGGCAATTGGCATGAGCTGCAGGATTTATCACCTCGCAGATATCATGTATTGCGATAAAGTATAGGTAACTGGAAATCCTTTTATTctcatttaatctaatatttagaTAATAGCCAATGTTAGATTAGCATCTATCATAAAGCCATCTTGAATTTAAATGATGGTCTTGCAGTCTGCCATTGACAATAtattaatggaaaaaaaaaaaagaacgctTATATATGATAGCTGTAATTATTCACAAATACTTGCCGGAtgtttctttttctcctctccctTTTATATtcccaaattttatcaaatacaaAACATCTCCTCAAAAAGTAAATTTTAACAGGATACACACACAGGTGACAAGATTGCATATATAAGATTTAGTCCTTCTACTACACAGATTTATCACGAAAACACAAACAGTTGTAATAATTTATGCACCCAAAATGTACTGTCTTGATTCTCCATCTTGATGGTCATCTTTTAGCATCTTGATGGAAAAGACTCGTGATTCTCTTTCAAATTGTCCCTCAAAATGTACTCCATAAGACTCCATCTACCAAATTTATATCACCTCCCCTGATTCAATTTTCTTCTCTGCATGAGATGATTTCAGACAACTTGTGTCACTGCTACATGTGAATACGAACTTGTTTCAATTTGATTACAGGATAACATTTATTGCTGCTCGTCAAACACATCTTCTGGTGGATCATACACAATCATGTCAGGGAACAGTTCCAAGAAGTCCTGCTTTACTTTTTCCCTCAGTTCCGGATATGGTATTAGACCTTTCAACATAACCCGAAAGGGCAGAGAGAGTGGTAGATCAGGTGAGCCCCTCATATCATCATAGATTTCCATGGCTAGCGCAGGCAAGCCACCATCACTGAATGCCCTAACAATGTCACCGTAAGTATGCTGATCAATGTGGACATCCTCGCTCTTCAAATCTGCCCAAACCTGCTTTGCCTCTTCCACCTTCTTATTCCTTGCAAGCATCGTAAGCATGTCTCTGTAAAAATACATATCTGGCCGATACCAAATTTCTTTCCGCACAAAACCATATAtctgaaaaaacaaaaaaaaaaacagtggatTTAAGTAGTTTCCTATATGTACTCAACATCATATGAACCTAAACTCagcattttatttttaatttgggTGTTACATTTGGTTTGTCAACTAAGATCTAGCATTCTTTATTGAACATACTTCAGCAATAATATTTAACAATTTCATGTTGGTTTGCTGGCTCACTGTCTTATTACAGAGCACGTTTGGATATTGTGCTCTTCTAAACAACATTAAGATTGAATAACCTTGCCAAAATTGTGCAGTTCAGTGCACTTGCAATCCTCCTTAAGTCACAACCTGGTGGAAGAGCAAATAGATTTTGATCTTGCAGGACAAGAAAGGAACTCTTGAATAAGACAACATCATCGAAGTGAATGAAAATAGAAAAGAATATGCGTCTTTTGCAACAAAGGAAACTGCCGCAAGCACCATATAGAAACCAATCAAAATAATAGCAAgctctaatgccataaaatgcagCAATGTGAACTTCCTTGCCGATTGATTGGTGCGATAATgcaacacaacaaactatagtccAGAAATGAGGGAATAAACACAGCTGCTTGATATCTTAAGATAACATTAGACAGTAGTTATGTATTCCATGTGCTACTAAGTTTCATTACTCAGAGCTGCATGGCATACTGCATCACAACTGCTTGATGTCCAACTCACGCATGACACAGTGTCATACAAACTGCATAACCTATTGCAGGGGTCAAAGTCATGATGAGTCTCTAAATAAAGATGTTGGTGAAAAGCCAAAAGATCATGCTGCTCGAACAATACAACCCAATGAAGATAAGATCTGGGACAAGCAATTGGTCTTTGGCACATTGATTGCAACTGCTATTCATATGCACAAAATACAATGTCAGTGGCCGACTAGGTGGCCAGAGATGGCAGTAGACATGGTTGGCGGACAGAGGTGTTAAGAGGATAAGAGAAGGAAAAGGCACGGGTGGTGGGATGGTAGAACGTGGTGGATGTTTACCCTAAGATCCATAAATTTGCTCACATTGCAGATTTTAACGACTCTTCCATATGATCTTCTATCGCAGCTCTTGCTATAAAATGTTTATTCATGATACCAATACCATCCATGATATTGAATTTGAGCAACCttgtaaataggatttcaagatgCCTCATAGACTATGACAAATTCAATTATAAATATAACTAAATACCTAAATTTGGAAGATAAGTTTCGTTGGTGTGCACCCGAAAGGGAACATATAAGAAGAAATATTACACGAGGAAAAAAATTCAAAGTCTACTTGCAACACGGTAGAGATGATTTATAGGAAAAAATAACAATGAAAGCCATCTTAGACTAATCATAGTGAAAACAATAGCTGATGTAAGATATTAGATTCTTCTTTTAACCAATTAAattgccaaaaaaaaataaaaaaatcgtcTTGGAAGCAATAAATTAAGAAGTTTTCTGACCTTCATGGAGAGAAAGACATGATCTTGCCGCTGGAACTCGGCGAGAACGGCGAGAAGATCGGTTCTTAGGAGGCGAGAGACGTGCGAGCGCATGAATTGCTCAAGCCTCGGCCCACCGATGGAAGCTAGGCGCTTGAGCTGCTGGACCACGAAGAGGCCTTCCTTCCCCATCTCCTTTTTCCGCCGCCAGATCGACAGGCTAGGGCTCGAAGCCAGCGAGGAGGCGGAAGAGGAGGAGTGGCGGCAGAGGACATCAGCTCCTCCGGGACCGCCACCGCCATcgcagaggaggagagagggtggggctaGGGTTAGGGTTCCGGCGAGCCCTTCAATTGCTCGCCGCCTTAGGAAGCCTGAAGCGACGCGGAGCATCGCTGCCTAAGAACTTTCAGAACCAGCAGCCTGACACTCTGGTCCACGCTACTCCTCGAGATGCGGCCCTGATTCAACTCGGTTTTAGGAAATATTCGCCACGACCGATCCATAAATTTCATTATTTGAATGCAAGACAATGATCTTTACGCACAGGTTCAACAAATTCCAGTAAGACCAATTAAGCTTCCCCTTCTTGTAAGTATTCATATGATCACGAGAATAGAACTCCATAAATTGAAATTTTCGtagccaaagaagaatccttCCAATCAAAAGTCGCCAAATCCTAcataatatcatgcttctaccaagattaagctttcGAAACctagggaccaactcacaccgccacaactcgcacaaaatcccatatgcttgagaaaaaaaCCCCAACCAGAACCTAAGAAACCTCTCGAATCTCCCTTAGGTGCTCTCCTTCCTCAGATATCTCCgataaagagaatgaaatgaaaagaaaacgaagcaaaatgaaaaaaaatgagcAATCTAGGTGGGAAAGGAttttaccttttaattttttccaaTCTTCCTTAATTTTCGTTGATTTTTCCAATGTTTTCCCCTTTTTTACATCCTCAGGAGCCTCAATCGGGTGGGAGACTTGAGAGGCGGCCGAACACGGAAGCCCGGACGGTGTTTCGTGTTCTGTATTGGTATTTATATACAAATGGTTAAATGGTATAAATATAGGGTAATTAGCATGTAACCTCCTGTATTTTACGTCGATTTGAAAATATCTTCTATATAAAAAAATCGGTCAATATCAActttatatttgataaaatattataatataatccaCAAATCTCTCAATTGAGATCTGAGACTCCCACCAACAATTACGTGATATTATTTTTGCCGCGTTGGTACCTTTTAATCCCACTTCATTCGTGACGTAGATAATGGAGCCCACAGCATCTCCATCATTTCTTATTGTCCATcctcattcttttttcttttttcctccctctTTCCTCCTGCGCCACCTCTTTTCGCATGAGATACAGCACCCTTCCCTCCCTCTTCTCTTCCCTCACCCCTCTCTTTCTATCCCTCCCTCATTCCCGATGCTTTCTCTCCTGCTTTCCTCCATCTCAGAGCTCGATGAGCTCAAAAAGTTGAAGTACGAGAAGTCTAAAAAGTTGGAATCCATGGCCGTCGAGCTCGATTTGAACAGCTCCATAGAAGAGGAGAATAagagcaagaagaaaaagaagcacaaGAACCTCGAATTTGAAGATGGGAAGATTGACAACAACGACGGCAAAAGCTCGGAGAAAAAGATTagcaagaagaagagaaaggcttCTCATGAGGAAAAGAGCGACACCATCTTTGATGTGACAGTGAGGGCGAATGGTTGTGCTTTGAAGAATCTGAAactaagaatgatgaggattatGAGGTGATCGCAAGCAGAGAGGATGAGGATGCTACGAACTCGAATGCGGTGTCCAAATTCAGGATATCGAAGGTCCTAAGGGAGAAGTTGAAGTCCAAAGGAATTGAGTCAATGTTCCCTATTCAGACGATGACCTTTGATTCCATATTTGATGGGTCTAATTTGGTCTGTCAGGAACGAACTGGTCAGGGTAAAACTTTGGCCTTTGTGCTTCCAATTTTGGAGTTTTTGACAAATGGGCAGTACAAGGAAGCTAAGAAAACTGGTTGTGGAAGGCCTCCAAGTGTATTGGTGCTTCTGCCAACTAGAGAACTTACAAATCAGGTGTATGCAGACTTTCAGGCTTATAGTGGTGCAGTGGGGTTGTCTTAATGTTGTTTATATGGAGAATCTCCTTATCGTGCTCAAGAGCTTGCTCTGAAATGAGGGATTGATATAGTTGTCTGAACACCTAGGTGGATAAAGGATCATATAGAGAGGGGAactcttgatctaaaatttttgaaattccgCATCCTTGATCAAGCAGATGAAATGTTGAATATGGGCTTTGTTGATGATGTTGAACTAATTCTTAGTATGGTTGAGGATGTGAGTAAATTCCAAACACTTCTCTTTAGTGCTACCTACCTGATTGGGTGAAGAAGATCTTTGCAAGGTTTCTGAAATCTGATACTGTTGATCTTGTTGGCAATCGAAAAAAATAAGCAAAAAATAGAGACATGGATTTGAGGAATCGGATCAAGAGAGTCTCTCAAGCTGCTACTCCGATGCCTCCTCGACAACCCACCATTCATCACCGTCCCGATTCCTCTTCTCGCCTCCTGATTTCGTTCCATCTCCCTTCGATCTCTTTCATCTAATGGGTTCACCTCTCACTGCTTTTTCTCATCTTTCAATCCTTCACTCATCCGCCAGTAGTAGGTGAGCACCGTCGGGATGGCATCGAACATGAGAACTATGCACCAGACAAAATCGATCTAAGGGACGGTGGAGGCTACGGTGTCGACGGCGTAGGAGGGGACAGGGAAGCAGTGGTTGAAGACGGTGGAGATGATGAAGGCGATCGTGCCATCAACGAGGATGCTAATGCCCTGCATGACAAAGATAGTGGCGATGAAGGCCCTGCGGGTCTTCTTGTTGGCATACTCGAAGAGTTtatgagaaagaaaaggagatgaGAAGGAGAGTGAGGGAGATCAGATTAGGGATGGGGAGTGAGCCATTAATGGTGGAAAGTTTGGCGCTTGTTGAGGTTTAGATCCATGTTAGCTCCCCCATCATCGATCGATTGCCATGTCGGATTAGAATCCCAATTGTGTTGCCATATAGGCGCTGGTGGCGAGCACGGACCTCAATTGAGAGGCCTGTAGGTTGCATtgcaatattttatcaaatataagGTTGATATTGATCGATTTTTTATGTAGAGAAATATTTGCAAATCTATGTAAAATGTAGGAGGTTATATGCTAATTAcccataaatatattataaattaatttataggcACAACTCGGTGTGCCTTATTGGTTGACATAGTGGTTAGATCATCCAGCTTCTCTACATGCTTCTACTCTGTATTTAACTGATGATTTAATGTTGTTGGGGAGATCATTTGTTTCAGGCATCCTGGAAGGCCATCACATCTTTTTTTCAATTCTTGACATTCTGGATGGCCTTTGCTTTGTTCTATCCTATTAGTTCCCTTTTACTCAAAATATGTTATATATCTCCTCCTCAGCAACTCTTCGTACCGACCGCCAGCCAAGTTAGAATGGGCCTTCGCTTCCACGCAAGTGACCCAGGTTCAAATTGCAAATAAATATTGGGGGAAAATGATGCATGGAGGATCCCTTCTAATGGCTCGGGCACAGGTGTTAGAATCAGCATTGATTTTCTAGTGCCTCGGTGGTACTGGGGTGATGTACTCACCCAATATAGTAGAGAGTGGCTTATCCTGATATCCGAATCAAATATTCTCCATCGGGAAGAGGGCTCTTTGGTTCGCCCAAAGAGAGTCGCTACGTTGGtctccccccccccctcttccCTTTTTTTGTTactaaaaaaaaaactcttcatACTGCAGTATCTAGATGGATCTTTACTGTAGGCCCTTGAGCTGGCTCATTTTTCACAATACACTTCTTTTTATCAATGACAATTCCTCAACAAATTGTTATAATGGCTGAGAGGATCTATACTTTAGTTTCTTGGATCGGCTTATTTTTCATTATAACACTAGCATGAGACTTGCGCAATGCTGTGGGCCTTAACAAATAGAAGATAGAGtcttaaaaaaattcttagtctTTGGTACCTTTAGAATGTTTTTCGAAACtgcatgaatataaaaaaatattaaaaatataatcaaattataaagattttatcaagaaaaaaagagaaatataaTAGCAAAATACTTTGAATGCAATTTTTTTCATTGGCGGTATTGTTGGTGACTCCCTATatggataataaaaattaattttatttctttctttgaaataaaattttggataatCAAAAACATATTATCATTCTAGACTTGATGTTCTTCGTAAGAGTGCAGCTTTCTGAAAAAATTCATGTGGAACATCTTTTTTGAGAGTTGAAAAAGTAGGCTTTTTCGACACTTGAGATGCAGTAGATTCAACTGCAGAACTTTCAGGCTGATTGATTGATTCAAATTCactttctcaaaaaatatttgtcaTCTTGAAAGTATGATTATTATCATCAAAActctatgatctaaatattatttgGAAGATATAgatgacatcaaaaatttttctgatCATAATCAGAAGAGTGAATTTGTTAGatcttatttttattgcaagattAATTGCCGGAATACCTATCAATTATTGGgctaagttttcaaatataataaaatttattgttCCAGTAACATCTTCAACAATAATATTCAATTTGTACCTAATTAATTAAGAtgaatgaatattatttttttatatttaatatatatatatgcatttaAATAGAAAAATGATAATTGAGAAGATATATTGATGATACCATGACATTAGAGGTTGATCATTTTTATTACATTGATTAAACTATATTGCAGTGGCATGAGCCCTAATTTAGTGGTGATTTTTTACGGTAtgatttttagaaaaattttaactaaactcatttatgcaattaaaataaatatttgaatgAGCACTACAAAAATATATTGCATCCaactttatataaaaataaaattaaataaatcataaataataaaaaataaacaattaaattcaattaaatcctgtgtgtgtgtgtgtatatatagatatatgcacATATCCTCTAgactattatatataaatatccaacacaaaaccaaacaaaaaagagaaaaatatttaaaaaatatgatagttcacctataaaaaaaattataaggacacCTGCATAGAAGTTATTACAAAATCGTTTTCACAGTGTTTTATGCGCCCAactgcatatttttaaaattcttttgCTTTACGAGTCCTAGGCGCATATTATTATTATGCGCCTCTCTTTTTTAAATTCCGTACCTATCCATTCACCAGTGCCGCCCCTTCCTCatctccctctcttctcattcgctTACCCATCGCCACCCCTTCCCCatctccctcccctctttctctccgatcTTCTCTTGATTGCTGATGGCTGCCCTCTACCCCACTTTTGAGTAGGAGCAACCGAGCCCGACCCCATCGCCGACCTCAAGGGTGTCACAGAGGAGATGGGAGGTAGAGCCAGCTGTGGCCTGTACTTCTAATGCCTCCCTCGCTTTCTCTTCATGCTCTCCCCCAAGCCCACTCCCGCATGCCCCGTACTGCTCACGCCACCGCTGTGGAGAGAGATCACTAGCGAAAAGGTTTTGCCTTTTAATCcttttgttttcattgatttttcctatgttttttCCTGGTTTTATCTCTACTTTTTCCattctcaagagtctcaatcgggttggttttttcttttcttttcccaacCATCTGGCCCCCATCGTCGGAGATGGCCTCCATCACCACTGACCTCCTCCTTGCCCTCAGGCCACCTCGAGTAGGGTATCTCTTCTCCATCGTCCTTTCCTCGTTCAATACATAGACACCGACGGTCTATCTCTAGAGAAGAATGAGTatttttcatctcttttcttctttctcgacACCCTCATTAAtagttactcttttttttttattttttttttccatcactaCTCTacacatttttctttttttctacccACTCCCCCCTTTTTCTCCGTTCGACTTCTCCACCACAAGCCCATCGGTCGTTTTTTCCCTCTGTTTTCAGTCATCTTCTCTGATTCGATTCTCCTAC encodes the following:
- the LOC105057161 gene encoding pentatricopeptide repeat-containing protein At1g62350, whose translation is MLRVASGFLRRRAIEGLAGTLTLAPPSLLLCDGGGGPGGADVLCRHSSSSASSLASSPSLSIWRRKKEMGKEGLFVVQQLKRLASIGGPRLEQFMRSHVSRLLRTDLLAVLAEFQRQDHVFLSMKIYGFVRKEIWYRPDMYFYRDMLTMLARNKKVEEAKQVWADLKSEDVHIDQHTYGDIVRAFSDGGLPALAMEIYDDMRGSPDLPLSLPFRVMLKGLIPYPELREKVKQDFLELFPDMIVYDPPEDVFDEQQ